The following are encoded together in the Culex pipiens pallens isolate TS chromosome 1, TS_CPP_V2, whole genome shotgun sequence genome:
- the LOC120430353 gene encoding uncharacterized protein LOC120430353 — MDSFQQSERIKELQDHVVTLRHDMSVCYKRMLMKECQVIANNLAEAKVNFPRQNLDQLQNIRPADLSRATQSIRTNPPMHEILNQARQLQRFQQIDRKKH, encoded by the exons ATGGACAGCTTCCAGCAATCGGAGCGCATCAAGGAGCTACAGGACCATGTGGTCACGCTTCGGCACGACATGTCCGTTTGCTACAAGCGGATGCTGATGAAGGAGTGCCAAGTAATTGCGAATAATCTG gcAGAAGCCAAAGTCAACTTCCCACGTCAGAACCTGGACCAGCTGCAGAACATCCGACCGGCCGATCTGAGCCGTGCGACGCAATCCATCCGGACCAACCCACCGATGCACGAAATCCTCAACCAGGCCCGCCAGCTGCAACGCTTCCAGCAGATAGACAGAAAGAAACACTAA
- the LOC120430352 gene encoding uncharacterized protein LOC120430352: MGTYWTNCGRKINARIVQKSPNVLNLSIENTELVQERLLRLKLAAALLFLYAFLILVPTGWNQLWIHGIFVVLLGGVAYSYTKIVKNENLVLVKDFALQYSTHFIGGGAKNVLIPIKHIHDVVINEVFHNLKVVFSLSVLTKGNLFKNQPIVTLLKHLNPRVDCLEMIYNELHNILSLEND, encoded by the exons ATGGGCACCTACTGGACCAACTGCGGCCGCAAAATCAACGCCAGAATCGTGCAAAAGTCGCCAAACGTGCTGAACCTGTCGATCGAAAACACCGAGCTCGTTCAGGAACGTTTGCTCCGGTTGAAGCTGGCCGCGGCCCTGCTCTTTCTGTACGCGTTCCTCATTCTGGTCCCCACCGGGTGGAACCAGCTGTGGATTCATGGGATTTTTGTGGTTTTGCTGGGGGGTGTTGCCTACAGTTATACTAAAATTGTGAAGAATG aaaacttAGTTCTAGTCAAAGACTTTGCCCTGCAGTATTCTACTCATTTCATTGGTGGGGGAGCCAAAAACGTACTGATTCCAATCAAACACATTCACGATGTTGTCATCAACGAAGTTTTTCATAAT CTTAAGGTAGTCTTTAGTTTGTCAGTTTTAACCAAAGGAAATTTATTTAAGAATCAACCGATCGTGACGCTGCTCAAG CACTTAAACCCTCGCGTCGACTGTTTGGAGATGATTTACAACGAGTTGCACAACATTTTGAGCTTGGAGAATGATTGA